One genomic region from Leptospira montravelensis encodes:
- a CDS encoding peptidoglycan DD-metalloendopeptidase family protein has translation MSQVFRFHSFFVSGSRFLPLIPDILSVKILRLVIISLLVLSTPGLFANPFQKIHSEINESIPGNEPAMFRLFASQSQESEIHKLFSMGVNPSGEEEEVELASLDLPKYIDVSPVVSNTVVHESGIIIKKYAVQKKDNLSKIARSFSIELAKLKKHNGLTSDQLKIGQVLEVPVQVKNASSSRVVLKKIFIMPVPQSRVTSRYGRRVDPFNKYNRVYHTGLDLAAKVGAPVLSAADGEVVFTGRNGGYGNSVTIQHKNGYKTVYAHCSQILVEVGETVKMGRVVALVGRTGTATGAHLHFEVFRNGKIMNPESALSITEKQVTRLPKSEVAGM, from the coding sequence TTGTCGCAAGTATTTCGTTTTCATTCTTTCTTTGTTTCAGGTTCAAGATTTCTCCCCCTAATTCCCGATATTTTATCTGTGAAGATCCTTCGGTTGGTTATAATTTCCCTTTTGGTCCTATCCACACCTGGACTTTTTGCCAATCCATTCCAAAAAATTCATTCTGAAATCAATGAGTCCATTCCGGGAAATGAACCAGCTATGTTTCGTCTTTTTGCTTCCCAATCGCAAGAATCGGAAATTCACAAACTCTTTTCTATGGGTGTCAACCCGTCTGGTGAAGAAGAAGAGGTGGAACTGGCATCTCTTGACCTACCCAAATACATCGATGTATCACCTGTAGTGAGTAACACTGTCGTCCATGAATCCGGTATCATCATCAAAAAATACGCGGTCCAAAAGAAAGACAATTTATCTAAGATTGCGCGTTCCTTTTCTATTGAGTTGGCAAAACTTAAAAAACATAACGGACTCACTAGTGACCAGTTGAAGATTGGCCAAGTTTTGGAAGTTCCTGTCCAAGTGAAAAATGCATCCTCTTCTAGAGTCGTTTTAAAAAAGATATTCATTATGCCTGTTCCGCAAAGTCGTGTGACATCTCGTTATGGAAGACGTGTGGATCCTTTTAATAAATACAATCGTGTATATCATACAGGTCTTGATCTTGCGGCAAAAGTAGGAGCACCGGTTCTCTCGGCAGCAGATGGAGAAGTTGTATTTACTGGACGCAATGGGGGATATGGAAATTCCGTTACGATCCAACACAAAAATGGTTATAAAACGGTTTACGCCCACTGTTCTCAGATTTTAGTTGAGGTTGGGGAAACGGTGAAGATGGGTCGTGTGGTTGCCCTTGTCGGAAGGACAGGAACAGCAACAGGAGCACATCTGCATTTTGAAGTGTTTCGAAACGGGAAGATTATGAATCCCGAATCAGCTCTTAGCATCACGGAAAAACAAGTCACTAGGCTCCCTAAATCTGAAGTAGCTGGAATGTAA
- a CDS encoding type II secretion system-associated lipoprotein, with amino-acid sequence MPLVLLLVFSHCSQRLIKKERLREINEYYDGKTYSLQEEIKFSESEVWKKGTLVKIYIESTPSLLKLKVYPIAESRESSVGKLAAYIINDDVKKKQYDLEDVEEWVSKKFTLVDSSVKKTKK; translated from the coding sequence ATTCCCCTCGTCCTTCTCCTTGTGTTCAGTCATTGTTCCCAAAGGTTGATTAAAAAGGAAAGATTAAGGGAAATCAATGAATACTATGATGGAAAAACCTATTCCTTACAAGAAGAGATCAAATTCTCTGAATCAGAAGTTTGGAAGAAAGGGACATTGGTAAAGATCTACATCGAATCCACACCCTCTCTTTTGAAATTGAAGGTTTATCCCATTGCAGAGTCTAGAGAATCTTCTGTGGGGAAATTAGCTGCCTATATCATCAATGATGATGTGAAAAAAAAGCAGTATGACTTGGAAGATGTAGAAGAGTGGGTATCTAAAAAATTCACTCTGGTCGATTCCAGTGTCAAAAAAACAAAGAAATAA
- the gspD gene encoding type II secretion system secretin GspD: MRNRLPLVLLSICLYVFVTPGFSQEKGKQKVKSSSPEPASFTADWRDTELKDFLMGMSAIIKRNILIDDAVKGKKITIISQKRVKIDDAYGFMKSVLETQGFGLIEENDLIKVVKIKDALAKSPIVRIGKDPVSESEVSLNKTITQIVPLEYSNAAELEPILKRVTSPDTDIIIPKNQNTLIFSGSTSDINKLLKLVDNLDVRADGPGSISSAGDIHIYTLEYNEAEKLAAILVKLDMPDAPTAPTQSGQPGEPGPDGKPNPPPQQPVAQAQKIPGKQDKIKAVAHKESNSLIVTASPQEWEEIKKIIKILDTPRKQVLLEVLIVELSSTDLNDFGIDWRYQELAYGQFNTGLAAQGGVIDKNGRPTNVNTLSGFSLGFIRRGGQQIIGILNANSTNENFNVLSAPQILTLDNQEAEINVGQDVPVRTQNRNAGLGGDNAVTVANFEYRPTGIKLKFTPHINKNNRITLDLYQEIKNVAGISSEATGGNPTFNKRDIKTTIVVDNIQTIVIGGLLSNDKQKKVQKIPILGEIPLLGTLFRRTTNQNRKTNLMVFLTPHILDDRDKSDRITIQKKNEQERMVDEREKKLR, from the coding sequence ATGAGAAATCGTCTTCCTTTAGTATTACTTAGTATTTGCCTTTATGTATTTGTCACACCTGGTTTTTCCCAAGAAAAAGGAAAACAAAAGGTCAAATCATCATCCCCAGAACCCGCCAGTTTTACAGCAGATTGGAGAGATACAGAACTCAAAGATTTTTTAATGGGGATGAGTGCTATTATTAAAAGAAACATCCTGATTGATGATGCAGTAAAAGGTAAAAAGATTACGATCATTTCGCAAAAACGAGTGAAAATCGATGATGCCTATGGGTTTATGAAATCCGTATTAGAAACACAAGGGTTTGGTCTCATCGAAGAAAATGATCTAATCAAAGTTGTAAAAATAAAGGATGCTCTGGCTAAATCACCAATCGTTAGGATTGGTAAAGATCCGGTTTCGGAATCAGAAGTTTCACTAAATAAAACCATCACACAAATTGTTCCTTTAGAATATTCGAATGCTGCTGAGCTCGAACCCATTCTCAAAAGAGTCACATCTCCAGATACAGATATCATCATTCCTAAAAACCAAAATACTCTTATTTTTTCAGGTTCAACCTCTGATATTAATAAATTACTGAAGTTGGTTGACAACTTGGATGTGCGTGCGGATGGCCCTGGATCCATTTCATCCGCCGGTGATATTCATATTTATACTTTAGAATACAATGAAGCAGAGAAGTTGGCGGCCATTTTAGTAAAATTAGATATGCCAGATGCACCAACGGCGCCTACACAAAGTGGACAACCAGGAGAACCTGGCCCAGATGGAAAACCAAATCCACCTCCACAACAGCCCGTAGCGCAAGCGCAAAAAATTCCTGGTAAACAAGATAAAATCAAAGCAGTGGCCCATAAAGAATCCAACTCACTGATTGTCACTGCTTCTCCCCAGGAATGGGAAGAAATTAAAAAAATTATAAAAATTCTGGATACACCCAGAAAACAAGTGTTACTGGAAGTTCTGATTGTCGAGTTAAGTTCCACAGACCTTAACGACTTTGGTATCGATTGGCGTTACCAAGAACTTGCGTATGGACAGTTTAACACGGGCCTTGCGGCACAAGGGGGAGTGATTGATAAAAACGGTCGACCAACTAACGTAAATACTTTGTCTGGTTTCTCTCTTGGATTCATTCGCCGCGGAGGACAACAAATAATTGGTATTTTAAATGCAAACTCGACCAATGAAAATTTTAACGTATTGTCAGCCCCACAGATTTTGACTTTGGACAACCAAGAAGCAGAAATCAATGTGGGTCAAGATGTTCCCGTGCGCACTCAAAACCGTAATGCCGGTCTCGGTGGTGACAATGCAGTGACTGTAGCAAATTTTGAATATCGCCCTACTGGGATTAAACTAAAATTCACGCCCCATATAAACAAAAACAATCGTATCACTTTAGATCTTTACCAAGAGATCAAAAACGTAGCTGGGATTTCTTCGGAAGCAACGGGCGGAAACCCAACGTTTAACAAACGAGATATTAAAACTACAATTGTTGTAGATAATATCCAAACCATCGTGATTGGAGGATTACTTTCCAATGATAAACAAAAGAAAGTGCAAAAGATCCCGATTTTAGGGGAGATTCCTCTGTTAGGAACTCTATTTCGCAGAACCACCAATCAAAACAGAAAAACCAATTTAATGGTATTTTTAACGCCGCATATTCTAGACGACCGTGATAAATCGGATCGTATTACCATCCAAAAGAAAAATGAACAAGAAAGGATGGTCGACGAACGAGAAAAGAAATTACGATGA
- a CDS encoding type II secretion system protein GspG — protein sequence MKTKGKHRKIREGLTLIEITVVMLILGSLMAILYSSIGNRGEGEKKLKLKNDSAVLKTALERYLEVYDKYPTEEQGLQALIEKPDDDKIGDDYEPIVREKAVLKDPWKTPYVLKFEGAVPQILTLGEDKKEGGEGKNKDFNILSPDDYPAAFR from the coding sequence ATGAAAACTAAAGGGAAACACAGAAAGATTCGTGAGGGATTAACTCTAATTGAGATTACCGTAGTAATGCTCATTTTGGGATCTCTTATGGCCATTCTTTACTCGAGTATTGGAAACCGAGGAGAAGGGGAAAAAAAATTAAAGCTTAAAAATGATAGTGCCGTTTTAAAAACCGCATTAGAGAGATATTTAGAAGTTTATGATAAATATCCTACCGAAGAACAAGGTTTGCAAGCTCTAATAGAAAAACCAGATGATGATAAAATTGGTGATGATTACGAACCAATCGTTCGTGAAAAAGCAGTTTTAAAAGATCCCTGGAAAACACCTTATGTTTTGAAATTTGAAGGAGCAGTTCCTCAAATCCTTACTTTAGGTGAAGACAAAAAAGAAGGTGGAGAAGGAAAAAATAAAGATTTTAATATCCTTTCCCCGGATGATTACCCGGCAGCTTTCCGATAA
- a CDS encoding general secretion pathway protein GspC, translated as MNLILQRIQSSQFLTLIPAVLLFSFSLAYLLKLVLLLLFSTETGISVAGAKPKQMRQEVILAVSTYEDIVTGNLIRGQVYDPNDATKRGADGTPLDPEIAQDNGDDDQMLVTGTLSGHWSFARVTIREKQSNDSEEYGTGEMVGGYKVQAIEQHYVVLKKGGLSLRVNIGETPAQAKERIRPKDAAAVSNLGPSSQTVQKVLSREDVNRKLKDPNTIYKNARFGPHLVDGKIEGYKIYQVAKDHVFYALGARGGDIIRRVNGMPLNETEKMLEIWGSIKQAPKITVDLERQGKIITYEFIIRN; from the coding sequence ATGAATTTAATCCTTCAAAGAATCCAATCGAGTCAATTTTTGACATTGATTCCGGCGGTTTTACTTTTTTCCTTTTCTCTAGCCTATCTTTTAAAGTTGGTTTTGCTACTTTTGTTTTCTACAGAAACAGGGATTAGTGTCGCAGGAGCCAAACCCAAACAAATGCGCCAAGAAGTCATTTTGGCAGTAAGTACCTACGAAGACATTGTTACTGGAAATCTTATCCGTGGTCAAGTTTATGATCCAAATGATGCCACCAAACGTGGGGCAGATGGTACACCCCTTGATCCAGAGATTGCTCAGGACAATGGTGACGATGACCAAATGCTTGTCACAGGGACTCTGTCTGGGCATTGGTCCTTTGCAAGGGTAACCATCCGAGAAAAACAAAGTAATGATTCCGAAGAATATGGAACGGGTGAGATGGTGGGTGGATATAAAGTCCAGGCCATCGAACAACATTACGTGGTTCTTAAAAAAGGCGGTCTTAGCCTTCGTGTCAATATTGGTGAAACTCCCGCACAAGCTAAGGAACGTATTCGACCTAAAGATGCAGCGGCTGTTTCCAATTTAGGACCTTCTAGCCAAACGGTGCAAAAAGTTCTTTCCCGTGAGGATGTGAATCGCAAACTGAAAGATCCGAATACTATCTATAAAAATGCAAGGTTTGGCCCACATTTGGTAGACGGAAAGATCGAGGGTTACAAGATCTATCAGGTGGCAAAAGACCATGTTTTTTATGCTCTCGGCGCACGCGGAGGGGATATCATCAGAAGAGTCAATGGAATGCCACTCAACGAAACAGAGAAAATGTTGGAAATTTGGGGTTCGATCAAACAAGCTCCGAAAATTACAGTGGATTTAGAGAGACAAGGCAAAATAATCACATATGAATTTATCATTCGGAATTAA
- a CDS encoding type II secretion system protein, whose product MITRQLSDKISALKTKRKLRDGLTLIEIAVVISILGLIMVIVGGTLRNLIIPSTEDIAVKLQESFKFGYNKAQLTNQAVLFKYDFETREYQFFLLKREEGGLEEEPILKKSTLPFYSKIVKVRDIGGKPRSEGKLHIVFTPQGTTTDLFLYVGSDSEIKRTIQIYRYGGKFKIHKTEYFPEPETTPIQKVSYGLDERDEQVDSNAKPQSK is encoded by the coding sequence ATGATTACCCGGCAGCTTTCCGATAAAATTTCGGCTCTGAAAACCAAGCGGAAGTTACGCGACGGTCTCACGTTGATTGAGATTGCCGTTGTAATTTCCATTCTTGGTCTTATCATGGTGATCGTTGGTGGGACACTCCGTAACCTAATCATTCCATCGACTGAAGATATTGCCGTTAAACTACAAGAATCTTTTAAATTCGGATACAACAAAGCGCAGTTAACAAACCAAGCTGTCTTATTCAAATACGATTTTGAAACAAGGGAATACCAGTTTTTTCTTTTAAAGAGAGAGGAAGGTGGACTGGAAGAAGAACCAATTTTGAAAAAATCCACACTTCCTTTTTATTCAAAAATTGTGAAAGTGAGGGACATAGGTGGTAAACCTAGATCGGAAGGAAAACTTCACATTGTATTTACTCCACAAGGAACCACAACCGACTTATTTTTATACGTTGGATCGGATTCAGAAATCAAAAGAACCATTCAAATTTACCGGTATGGTGGTAAATTTAAAATTCATAAAACAGAATATTTTCCAGAACCAGAAACCACTCCCATTCAGAAAGTTTCTTATGGTCTCGACGAACGTGATGAACAAGTAGATTCCAATGCTAAACCACAGTCTAAGTAA
- the gspE gene encoding type II secretion system ATPase GspE, whose translation MRKSLGQILLEDGILTIKDLEDISKQQEKTNLPITHIIQKKGLASETDILKALAKLHRMEFIDKLEFVASEEVFGKIPLKLVQRSKIVPVSVKGKKVVVATCDPTDLHPMDDMRSFLKGYEIQFVLATENEIMRIIHSQFDKTTAEAKEMMDEMDGSFGDLSDAFESDALDLSNEAPIIKMVNVILSQAVSERASDIHVEPFEKSVVVRYRVDGVLQKVLSPPKSYLAGISTRIKIMSNLNIAENRLPQDGRIKLRLAGKDVDVRVSIIPCQFGERIVMRILNKTDQKYSIETMGFNKEILNDFKSLIYKPYGIILVTGPTGSGKSTTLYSALSEINTEERNIITCEDPVEYQMDGISQMQMNEKIGLTFAAGLRSILRQDPDVVMVGEIRDEETARIAIQASLTGHLVFSTLHTNDASSAVTRLVDMGIEPYLITSSVLGFMAQRLVRVICKDCKTSYKPTDKDLAGLGIQRKELKNGVLYRGKGCPSCLNSGYKGRTGLYELLTMNDEIKRAILQGADANRIKELAVKNGLSTLQDYGKYKVIEGVTTPEEVLRVS comes from the coding sequence ATGAGAAAGAGTTTAGGCCAAATCCTATTAGAAGATGGAATCCTTACCATTAAGGATCTCGAAGATATTTCCAAACAACAGGAAAAAACAAATCTTCCCATCACTCATATCATCCAAAAAAAAGGTCTCGCTTCCGAAACTGATATTTTAAAAGCACTTGCAAAACTCCATCGTATGGAGTTTATCGATAAACTTGAGTTTGTTGCTAGTGAAGAAGTTTTTGGTAAAATTCCCCTAAAACTTGTCCAACGTTCTAAAATTGTACCAGTTTCAGTGAAAGGCAAAAAGGTTGTAGTTGCCACTTGCGATCCAACGGATCTCCATCCAATGGACGATATGAGATCCTTTTTAAAAGGGTACGAAATACAATTCGTTCTCGCTACTGAAAACGAAATTATGAGAATCATCCATTCTCAGTTCGACAAAACTACTGCCGAAGCCAAAGAGATGATGGATGAAATGGATGGAAGTTTCGGAGATCTCTCTGATGCCTTTGAATCCGATGCATTAGATTTATCCAATGAAGCTCCCATCATTAAGATGGTGAACGTGATTTTGTCACAAGCAGTATCGGAAAGAGCTTCCGATATTCACGTGGAACCATTTGAAAAATCTGTTGTGGTCAGGTATCGTGTGGATGGGGTTTTACAAAAAGTTCTCAGTCCACCTAAGTCTTATTTGGCGGGAATATCTACTCGTATCAAAATCATGTCGAATTTAAATATTGCGGAAAACCGTTTGCCGCAAGATGGACGGATTAAACTTAGGTTAGCTGGAAAGGATGTGGATGTTCGGGTTTCTATTATCCCGTGTCAGTTTGGAGAACGTATAGTAATGCGTATTCTAAACAAAACAGACCAAAAGTATTCCATTGAAACTATGGGTTTTAATAAAGAAATCCTAAATGATTTTAAAAGTTTAATCTATAAACCATATGGGATAATTTTGGTAACAGGTCCCACAGGTTCTGGTAAATCGACCACACTCTATTCTGCACTTTCTGAAATTAATACCGAAGAACGAAATATCATTACTTGCGAAGATCCGGTGGAATACCAAATGGATGGAATTTCCCAGATGCAAATGAATGAAAAAATTGGGCTTACTTTTGCTGCGGGTTTACGTTCGATCCTTCGTCAAGATCCGGATGTAGTGATGGTGGGGGAGATCCGTGATGAGGAAACAGCAAGGATTGCCATCCAAGCTTCCCTTACAGGTCACTTAGTGTTTTCCACCCTCCACACCAATGATGCTTCTTCTGCTGTCACAAGGCTTGTGGATATGGGGATTGAACCATATCTTATCACAAGTTCTGTGTTAGGTTTTATGGCCCAAAGGCTTGTTCGGGTCATTTGTAAGGATTGTAAAACATCCTACAAACCAACAGATAAAGACCTAGCAGGTCTTGGAATCCAAAGAAAAGAATTAAAAAATGGTGTTTTGTACAGGGGAAAGGGTTGCCCTTCTTGTCTAAATTCTGGATATAAGGGCCGAACTGGATTGTATGAACTTCTCACTATGAATGATGAAATCAAACGTGCCATTTTACAAGGGGCCGATGCCAACCGCATCAAAGAACTTGCAGTAAAAAATGGATTATCGACTTTGCAGGATTACGGTAAGTACAAAGTGATCGAAGGTGTCACAACTCCAGAAGAGGTCCTTCGGGTTTCCTAA
- a CDS encoding type II secretion system F family protein: protein MPLFTYVAFNKKGKEEKNIIDAPNLQAARNKLKAKGLYVRSIQEDREKEERELFPFLSKLLYRIPRKEVGLFCKQLGTLIGAGIPLDKCLLSIIDQVENIYFKKVLIEMRADITEGMSLSESMKKHKTVFPDQYPSLISVGESTGNYENTLHRLAELEEKSSELKSKVQVAMIYPMIMGLLSLGVSIFLLVVVIPQIEQLFASFDAKLPLLTRSVIFLSYVLTNYWFFILGVLAGGFLGFMKWKSSGEGKKTWDKFLLRLPVIGTLLRKILVSNFARNLSILLLNRVPLIVSLNIVSDVVGHTVFKEEIASAIIKIKEGGKLSDSLQGSQVLSQMVLGMLSAGEASDKVPEMMNKLSEIYESEVDTAIKSLTQSLEPMMIIVMGGIIFTIMAAIMTPMYKLTQEIQGM, encoded by the coding sequence ATGCCACTCTTTACATACGTTGCATTCAATAAAAAAGGCAAAGAAGAAAAAAATATTATCGACGCTCCAAATTTGCAAGCGGCGCGTAACAAGCTAAAGGCGAAAGGTCTTTATGTTAGGTCAATTCAAGAAGATAGAGAAAAAGAAGAAAGAGAACTTTTCCCATTTTTATCCAAGTTATTGTATAGAATTCCCAGAAAAGAAGTAGGACTTTTTTGCAAACAACTTGGGACACTCATTGGTGCTGGAATTCCTCTAGATAAATGTTTACTCTCCATCATTGACCAAGTGGAAAATATCTATTTCAAAAAAGTTTTGATTGAGATGCGGGCAGACATAACGGAAGGGATGAGCCTTTCCGAGTCCATGAAAAAACATAAAACTGTTTTTCCTGACCAGTACCCCAGTTTGATTTCTGTTGGCGAATCCACTGGAAATTACGAAAACACCTTGCACAGGTTAGCTGAGTTAGAAGAAAAATCTTCTGAATTAAAATCAAAAGTCCAAGTAGCCATGATTTATCCTATGATTATGGGTTTACTATCTCTTGGTGTATCCATCTTTCTACTTGTTGTTGTTATTCCACAAATTGAACAGTTGTTTGCATCTTTTGATGCGAAACTACCATTACTCACAAGAAGTGTAATTTTTTTATCTTATGTTTTAACCAACTATTGGTTTTTTATTTTAGGAGTCCTTGCCGGCGGTTTTCTCGGGTTTATGAAATGGAAAAGTTCTGGGGAAGGGAAAAAAACTTGGGATAAATTTTTATTAAGGTTACCCGTGATTGGAACTTTACTTAGAAAAATTTTGGTTTCTAACTTTGCAAGAAACCTATCGATCCTTCTATTAAACCGAGTGCCACTCATTGTGTCTTTGAATATCGTATCGGATGTCGTGGGCCATACTGTTTTTAAGGAAGAAATTGCCTCTGCCATCATCAAAATTAAGGAAGGTGGTAAACTTTCTGATTCTTTACAAGGGTCACAAGTTCTTTCGCAGATGGTTCTTGGGATGCTCAGCGCAGGGGAAGCATCCGATAAAGTTCCAGAAATGATGAATAAACTTTCGGAAATCTATGAATCCGAGGTGGATACGGCAATAAAATCTTTGACCCAATCATTAGAACCAATGATGATCATTGTAATGGGTGGAATTATTTTTACCATTATGGCGGCGATTATGACGCCAATGTACAAACTAACTCAAGAAATCCAGGGGATGTAG